One Rhizoctonia solani chromosome 2, complete sequence DNA segment encodes these proteins:
- a CDS encoding amino acid permease: protein MSHDEKDYYTEDKNGSLEKGAYATQAPVSQDDPKYHFDPHDLDQVQRRLKQRHVQMIAIAGTIGTGLFLGSGKALARAGPAGALIAYIHVGSIAYSSLCAVGEMTCFAPISGSFPHFAARWVDPAFGFATQCITVPVEVTAAQIILTFWDNSHTRGIVYTAIIMVLMCSINLFGVRYFGESEFFFAIIKLSLITGLILVGLVIDLGGGPDGDRRGFRYWKNPGAFNTYLVDEPVSLGRFLGILGVLIQAAFSFQGMELVAIAASETENPRRNIAKAVRRVFYRIVVFYVLGILVTGMIIPYNNEDLLQDTGTGAQSPYVIAINLAGIKALPHIINACVFTSAFSAGNSFLYTASRILYGLAVRGQAPRIFTRCTKGGLPIVSVGFCSLFSLLAFMNVSNDGSTVFNWLVNLTTIGGFFTWWAINITYVRFYQGLKLQGIDRKQFVYFSGLQPYLSYWVFFDFNASDFITCYINIPIFFALFVGWKFFKKTKFWKTQDMDFTTGIPTIEETESPELPPKNLGEKIFNAIF, encoded by the exons ATGTCGCACGACGAGAAGGATTATTATACGGAGGACAAGAATGGCTCTTTAGAGAAGGGCGCCTACGCAACTCAGGCTCCTGTCTCTCAGGATGATCCTAAATATCACTTCGACCCCCACGACCTAG ACCAAGTTCAGCGTCGCCTAAAACAACGTCATGTCCAAAT GATTGCT ATTGCGGGAACCATCGGAACCGGTCTTTTCCTTGGTTCCGGTAAGGCCCTCGCTCGCGCCGGACCCGCTGGCGCTCTCATCGCCTATATACAT GTCGGAAGCATTGCATATTCTTCGCTCTGCGCAGTCGGAGAAATGACCTGCTTCGCCCCCATCTCTGGCTCATTCCCTCACTTTGCGGCTCGGTGGGTCGATCCCGCATTCGGTTTTGCT ACTCAATGTATCACAGTTCCTGTGGAAGTTACCGCTGCACAGATAATTCTGACCTTCTGGGATAACAGT CATACCCGTGGTATCGTGTACACGGCAATCATCATGGTACTCATGTGTTCGATTAATTTATTCGGTGTACGATACTTTGGGGAGTCCGAGTTCTTCTTCGCTATCATCAAAC TATCGTTGATAACTGGTTTGATCTTGGTCGGCCTTGTTATCGACTTGGGAGGAGGCCCGGATGGCGATCGACGGGGATTCCGCTACTGGAAGAACCCTGGAGCGTTTAATACAT ATCTGGTCGACGAGCCAGTATCACTTGGACGTTTCCTCGGGATTCTTGGTGTCCTCATTCAAGCAGCCTTTTCTTTCCAGGGTATGGAGCTAGTTGCCAT CGCTGCATCCGAGACTGAGAATCCTCGTCGTAACATCGCCAAGGCTGTTCGACGTGTGTTCTATCGTATTGTAGTGTTCTACGTCCTCGGTATTCTAGTGACCGGTATGATTATACCATACAATAACGAGGATTTGCTTCAAGACACTGGTACTGGAGCTCAATCACCT TATGTTATTGCCATCAACCTGGCCGGCATTAAGGCTCTACCTCACATCATTAACGCCTGTGTTTTCACTTCTGCATTCTCCGCCGGTAACTCCTTCTTGTACACCGCCTCGCGCATCTTGTACGGTCTGGCCGTCCGAGGACAAGCACCACGCATCTTCACCAGGTGTACAAAGGGTGGTCTTCCTATCGTCTCGGTTGGATTCTGC TCTCTCTTTTCCCTCCTTGCCTTTATGAACGTTAGTAATGACGGCTCCACTGTCTTCAACTGGCTGGTCAACTTGACTACCATTGGTGGTTTCTTCACGTGGTGGGCTATTAATATCACTTACGTTCGCTTCTACCAAGGCCTGAAGCTTCAAG GAATTGACCGCAAACAATTCGTATACTTCTCTGGTCTCCAGCCTTACCTCTCTTACTGGG TCTTTTTCGATTTCAATGCTTCCGACTTCATCACATGCT ACATTAACATTCCTATCTTCTTTGCCCTCTTTGTTGGCTGGAAATTTTTCAAGAAGACCAAATTCTGGAAAACTCAGGATATGGACTTCACAACCGGTATCCCGACGATTGAGGAGACCGAATCGCCAGAGTTACCGCCAAAGAATTTGGGTGAAAAGATTTTCAACGCTATTTTCTAA
- a CDS encoding cytosolic Fe-S cluster assembly factor NBP35 — protein sequence MIAVQHPVALPEPPSIPANAPEHCPGTESDQAGKADACNGCANQEVCASGVTTGPDPALPLIRSRMAHIKRKVLILSGKGGVGKSTFTAQLGWAFAADENLQTGIMDVDICGPSIPTLFGLVNEQIHDSASGWSPVYVQDNLCTMSVGFMLPSETSAVMWRGPKKNGLIGQFLKDVDWGELDYLLVDTPPGTSDEHLSIVQYLKESGIDGAVLLTTPQEVALQDVRREISFCRKVGIRIIGLVENMSGFVCPGCKTESQIFRPTTGGAAKLAEEEGIELLGRVPLDPRIGKSADYGISFLDEYPDSPATQAYLDIIDRLRMILDSEQPET from the exons ATGATTGCCGTGCAACACCCAGTTGCGCTCCCAGAGCCGCCCTCCATACCGGCCAACGCCCCAGAGCATTGTCCA GGTACCGAGTCAGACCAGGCTGGTAAGGCTGATGCCTGCAACGGTTGCGCCAACCAGGAAGTATGCGCGTCCGGTGTTACGACTGGTCCAGACCCGGCGCTTCCGCTCATAAGATCTCGCATGGCGCACATCAAGCGCAAAGTACTAATACTTAGTGGCAAGGGGGGCGTTGGAAAAAGCACATTTACTGCCCAACTGGGATGGGCTTTTGCCGCGGATGAAAATCTCCAA ACTGGTATAATGGACGTTGATATTTGTGGACCATCCATCCCAACATTGTTTGGACTTGTGAATGAGCAGATTCATGATTCTGCTTCAGGGTGGTCACCCGTCTACGTACAAGACAACTTGTGCACAATGTCAGTCGGATTCATGCTTCCTTCCGAGACGTCTGCTGTAATGTGGCGCGGCCCCAAAAAGAATGGACTTATCGGGCAGTTCTTAAAAGACGTTGATTGGGGTGAACTCGACTATTTGCTGGTCGATACCCCTCCTGGAACCTCCGATGAGCACCTCAGCATTGTTCAGTACCTAAAGGAGAGCGGGATAGATGGCGCAGTACTCCTCACTACTCCTCAAGAGGTAGCTCTCCAAGACGTCAGACGAGAGATTAGCTTCTGCCGAAAGGTCGGCATTCGGATCATAGGGCTCGTGGAGAATATGTCTGGATTTGTTTGCCCCGGTTGCAAGACGGAGTCCCAGATTTTTCGACCGACCACTGGCGGAGCGGCCAAACTTGCTGAAGAGGAAGGGATTGAACTTCTTGGCCGAGTGCCACTTGACCCCCGAATAGGCAAAAGTGCTGATTATGGCATTAGTTTCCTGGATGAATACCCTGATAGTCCTGCTACTCAGGCGTATCTCGATATCATTGATA GGCTGCGCATGATTCTAGATAGCGAACAGCCCGAAACCTAA
- a CDS encoding Transposable element Tc1 transposase: MPPCHGKEVSQLNWGHALALHKEEKSYRYIEDKTGVPKSTACDIVANYNKYGSATPRPCSGCPPVLSAQTQCSIGQYLHRYQFNDYKTISKHVGTVTEEEQPVWPKVTQKEGEVDNPKNMVPTFCSGCEGIPLWGCIAHDKKGLLIWLDLLPPTVGKNGHSKGGGLTLEAYVEQVLGGPLIDFLHDLEEEQGHKILIVEDGAPSHRGEAARNAQEQLGIEQFSHPPNSPNLNAIKPIWCLLKSHVLKVHGALRNAIKLWKAAQRVWKEMSMEDINKHMASLNPAQSCSSWFPAGAREESGDVDESDSGFARRVGKIQAIGAAV, encoded by the exons TAAAGAGGAAAAGTCCTACAGATACATTGAAGATAAGACTGGAGTTCCAAAGTCCACAGCTTGTGATATTGTGGCTAATTACAATAAATATGGATCTGCTACCCCAAGGCCCTGTTCTGGCTGTCCACCTGTCTTATCTGCTCAAACTCAGTGTAGCATTGGGCAATACCTTCATAGGTACCAATTCAATGACTACAAAACCATTTCCAAGCATGTTGGGACTGTCACTGAGGA GGAGCAGCCAGTCTGGCCCAAAGTGACACAGAAGGAGGGGGAAGTGGACAATCCCAAAAACATGGTACCAACCTTCTGTAGTGGTTGTGAGGGCATCCCTCTATGGGGGTGCATTGCACATGACAAGAAGGGGCTGTTGATTTGGCTTGACCTGCTGCCTCCAACTGTTGGCAAGAATGGGCACTCAAAAGGTGGAGGCCTCACCTTGGAAGCATATGTAGAACAAGTACTTGGAGGCCCACTCATAGACTTTTTGCATGATTTGGAGGAAGAGCAAGGCCACAAGATCCTCATTGTTGAAGATGGGGCACCATCACATAGGGGAGAAGCAGCAAGAAATGCTCAAGAACAATTGGGGATAGAACAATTCTCCCACCCACCAAATTCTCCCAATCTTAATGCCATCAAACCAATATGGTGCCTCCTCAAATCACATGTACTCAAGGTCCATGGTGCACTTAGAAATGCAATCAAGCTTTGGAAAGCAGCTCAGAGGGTGTGGAAGGAAATGAGCATGGAGGATATCAATAAGCACATGG CAAGCTTGAATCCAGCACAAAGTTGCTCCAGCTGGTTCCCAGCTGGAGCCCGAGAAGAATCCGGGGATGTTGATGAGTCAGATTCCGGATTTGCGCGTCGAGTCGGAAAAATCCAGGCAATTGGGGCCGCGGTGTAG
- a CDS encoding P21-activated protein kinase-interacting protein 1-like, producing the protein MAKRARIASGHRPVPDHSPEKTESAATPLEAPKPDTALPSTFKIVVGTYEKLLYGLEGRIEDAPKSGDLSGRELAINLKPVFIFPAHVACVRAVAASPQGGKWLATGSTDEIVKVWDLRRRKEVGGLIQHQGSITRLSFPSRSHLLSASEDGTLSLFSTRDWALLRTLKGHKGKVNDVSMHPSGKLALSVGKDRTLRMWDMMRGKGSASTKLGKEGELVRWSVSGKIFVVQTGSSLEIYQTDMTLLHTTMHPSRIHDIKFWTPDDEPLREFLLVAAEDKFVTVYQIGHEEQSIKIIAKFGGHSSRVKALDILPLVNSGSKHQKVTLMSTASSDGKILVYNLSQVPTCSKETDTVPELKPMASYDTKGSRLVCLTMADGDPPNNPGVSLGKRAAE; encoded by the exons ATGGCGAAGCGGGCGAGAATCGCATCCGGACACAGGCCTGTACCTGATCACTCTCCTGAGAAGACGGAATCAGCTGCGACGCCGCTTGAGGCACCAAAACCAGACACTGCTCTACCATCAACTTTCAAAATTGTGGTAGGCACATATGAGAAGCTCTTATATGGCCTCGAGGGCCGTATAGAGGATGCGCCCAAATCTGGAGACCTGTCTGGACGGGAGCTAGCTATAAATCTGAAGCCGGTTTTTATTTTCCCGGCTCACGTAGCCTGTGTACGGGCAGTTGCTGCCTCTCCACAGGGTGGCAAGTGGCTTGCAACTGGTAGCACGGACGAAATTGTCAAGGTCTGGGACCTTAGGCGCCGGAAAGAAGTGGGAGGATTGATTCAACATCAAG GTTCTATTACTCGACTCTCATTCCCGTCCCGTTCGCACCTATTATCTGCTTCTGAAGATGGCACCCTCTCTCTGTTCAGCACACGAGACTGGGCACTCTTACGAACTCTCAAAGGTCACAAGGGCAAAGTTAATGACGTATCAATGCATCCGTCGGGAAAACTAGCTCTCAGTGTGGGCAAAGATCGAACACTTCGTATGTGGGATATGATGCGTGGCAAAGGCTCTGCGAGCACAAAACTTGGTAAAG AGGGAGAACTTGTTCGTTGGTCGGTTAGCGGAAAGATTTTTGTCGTGCAAACTGGGTCTAGTCTGGAAATTTATCAAACC GACATGACATTATTACACACTACAATGCATCCATCGCGCATTCATGATATCAAATTCTGGACACCAGACGACGAGCCTCTACGAGAATTCTTACTTGTCGCTGCAGAAGATAAATTTGTTACAGTATATCAAATCGGCCACGAGGAACAAAGCATAAAAATAATTGCGAAATTTGGGGGACATTCTAGCCG CGTAAAAGCATTGGATATACTACCCCTCGTTAACTCAGGATCTAAGCACCAGAAGGTCACACTAATGTCTACAGCTTCGTCCGACGGAAAAATACTTGTCTATAATTTATCCCAAGTGCCTACCTGTTCAAAAGAAACGGATACGGTACCTGAGCTCAAGCCAATGGCCTCTTATGATACAAAGGGAAGCCGCTTGGTTTGTTTAACTATGGCTGATGGCGACCCGCCGAATAACCCCGGTGTATCTTTGGGGAAGCGGGCTGCGGAATAA
- a CDS encoding vacuolar protein, with translation MQPDATASSSWPSAPLEWGDINFLHTTDSHGWLLGHTKASQPEPNYSGDFGDFASFVVNMKQIADKKGVDLLLVDSGDLHDGTGLSDGFPPGQIDGQESNKFFFDVPYDVLAIGNHELYQYPIALDMHQNFAPRWNGRYLSSNVNITYTDKNGSLVDTPVGDRFVKFRTKHKRKVTAFGVLFDFTGNAANTTVQKVSAMVNEAWFKDAIKEEPDLFLLVGHMPVQKDNWPIVFNAIRAVHPTTPIFIFGGHTHIRDCVQLDSRSMSLESGRYMETVGWMSAKLPKASNSSAPLSLTRRYLDPNRNTYTYHTQTKRFDTSKGKKITDGVSALAKAWNLTQVYGTAPQDYYLSRTPYPSNSSVLTLLVNEVIPKALAIGNPSRASVPNTVIVNSGSQRFDLYAGPFTRNDQFIVSPFNDAFLYFQVPAGIARDVLDKLNEKGAHKRREVEDPNAYSRGEVDHRFNEWKRSQYERTYYERETANLTLGYVTTDSCPGIGDDTLHSPIPYYDAPGYIASPLPSGLSDDTLVDLVFLDFFESDVLQIVNALSIGTGKTYSGSDVQQYGSGDLLTNTIYSIFATAEWNRV, from the exons ATGCAACCTGATGCCACAGCCAGCTCATCTTGGCCTTCAGCTCCACTTGAATGGGGAGATATTAATTTTTTGCATACTACCGATAGTCATG GCTGGTTGCTCGGTCACACTAAAGCTTCGCAGCCGGAACCAAACTACTCGGGGGATTTTGGAGATTTCGCCTCTTTCGTTGTGAACATGAAGCAAATTGCGGACAAAAAGGGGGTTGATCTTTTACTTGTGGACTCGGGTGATTTGCACGACGGCACAGGCCTCTCTGATGGGTTCCCTCCAGGTCAGATTGATGGTCAAGAG AGCAACAAATTTTTCTTTGATGTACCCTACGATGTCTTGGCCATTGGAAA CCACGAGTTGTACCAGTATCCTATCGCACTCGACATGCATCAAAATTTTGCCCCCAGGTGGAACGGCCGTTATTTGTCTTCCAATGTTAACATCACCTATACGGACAAGAACGGAAGTCTAGTCGATACACCAGTCGGTGACCGATTTGTCAAGTTTCGAACCAAGCA CAAACGCAAGGTTACTGCATTTGGTGTTTTATTTGATTTCACAGGTAATGCCGCAAACACAACTGTTCAAAAGGTTTCCGCCATGGTTAACGAGGCTTGG TTCAAGGATGCCATCAAGGAAGAACCCGATCTTTTCTTACTTGTGGGCCACATGCCTGTACAAAA GGATAACTGGCCGATAGTTTTTAACGCAATCCGTGCGGTCCATCCCACAACTCCAATTTTTATTTTTGGTGGCCATACCCATATTAGAGACTGCGTCCAACTTGATTCTCGTAGTATGTCATTGGAAAGCGGTCGATATATGGAGACCGTTGGCTGGATGAGCGCCAAGCTTCCCAAAGCTAGCAACTCATCTGCTCCGCTTAGCTTAACAAGACGATACCTAGACCCGAACCGAAATACATATACCTATCACACTCAAACTAAGCGATTCGATACGTCAAAAGGAAAGAAGATCACTGACGGAGTCAGCGCGCTCGCCAAGGCCTGGAACCTGACACAAGTATACGGAACCGCCCCACAAGATTACTACCTTAGCCG CACACCTTACCCGTCTAATTCATCAGTTTTGACCCTTCTTGTTAACGAAGTCATTCCCAAGGCATTGGCTATCGGTAACCCATCTCGCGCGTCTGTTCCCAACACGGTGATTGTCAACTCGGGCTCTCAGCGTTTTGACCTATATGCAGGGCCATTCACGCGTAACGACCAGTTCATTGTGTCTCCATTCAACGATGCATTCCTATATTTCCAGGTTCCAGCTGGCATTGCCCGTGATGTTTTGGACAAGCTCAACGAAAAGGGAGCCCACAAAAGAAGGGAGGTAGAGGATCCCAACGCTTATTCTCGGGGTGAAGTCGACCATCGGTTCAACGAATGGAAGCGCAGCCAGTATGAGCGTACATATTACGAGCGAGAGACAGCGAATTTGACTCTAGGATATGTGACGACTGAT AGTTGTCCAGGAATTGGTGACGATACTCTTCACTCCCCTATTCCATATTATGACGCACCCGGATACATTGCCTCTCCCCTTCCCTCCGGACTTTCGGACGATACGCTTGTGGATCTAGTCTTCCTCGACTTTTTTGAGTCGGATGTGCTCCAGATCGTCAACGCCTTGTCGATCGGGACCGGCAAGACATACTCTGGATCCGACGTCCAACAGTATGGCTCAGGTGATCTGCTAACAAACACAATCTATAGCATCTTTGCCACAGCAGAGTGGAACCGAGTTTAA
- a CDS encoding RNA 2'-phosphotransferase, Tpt1/KptA family protein, with product MSDPTPPKPQKAKATTPSKGGRDRRNEPIEVRNSKTLSYILRHGAAKEQLTLRSDGLTVGLPYCQLARPKLKELDLSGLLKIVASDQKQRYQLGVENESDGPKAPILPITPAQAPDSANLLWIRANQGHTLKVDELETKPITDSSEVPCAVHGTNLKAWESIKKQGLSRMRRNHIHLASGRPGASGVISGMRNSSQILIFVNVAAAMAAGVLFSLSANGVILTAGDSNGFLPPAYFSSVERKNEDGWEEIPFDGGNVAGSQGQGMV from the exons ATGTCTGACCCTACTCCACCGAAGCCGCAAAAGGCAAAAGCCACTACCCCCAGTAAAGGAGGTCGTGACCGACGGAATGAACCTATAGAAGTTCGCAACTCCAAAACGCTGTCGTACATCCTCCGTCATGGTGCGGCCAAGGAACAACTTACCCTCCGGTCGGACGG CCTTACCGTGGGTCTACCATATTGCCAGTTGGCACGTCCAAAACTGAAGGAGCTCGACCTGTCTGGACTTCTCAAGATCGTAGCCTCTGATCAAAAACAACGGTATCAACTTGGAGTGGAGAACGAGTCCGATGGTCCGAAGGCTCCGATTCTACCTATCACACCCGCACAGGCGCCAGACTCGGCAAATTTGCTGTGGATCAGGGCTAATCAAGGTCATACGCTCAAG GTTGATGAGCTCGAGACGAAGCCCATTACCGACTCCTCTGAGGTGCCCTGCGCGGTTCATGGAACAAACCTTAAGGCCTGGGAGAGCATAA AGAAGCAGGGGCTTAGTCGCATGCGCCGAAACCACATTCACCTTGCGAGTGGTCGGCCAGGGGCCTCTGGTGTTATAAGCG GGATGCGTAACTCCTCACAAATCCTGATATTCGTCAATGTGGCAGCTGCGATGGCTGCTGGTGTCCTATTTAGTTTGTCCGCAAATGGAGTCATACTAACTGCCGGGGATAGTAATGGCTTTCTGCCTCCGGCGTACTTTAGCTCGGTAGAGCGAAAAAACGAAGACGGATGGGAGGAAATCCCCTTCGATGGGGGAAACGTCGCTGGCTCTCAAGGGCAAGGCATGGTATGA